One Candidatus Brocadiia bacterium genomic window, AGGCAAGGTGTTAAAAACGAAACGTTAAATCGTAGAAAGAAAGTAAATAGTAGAAGATTTTCAGGAGTCGGAAATGCAACTTAGTTTTAACCCCTTAAAACTATCACTTGCGCTGAAGACGTACAGATGATATACTTAAAGGGTGTTATAAAGATGATTATACTCAATATAAAAGAACTATAAAAGAGAATAAAAATAAAAAAGAGATCAAAAATATTACTGACAAGATTCATCAACTTGTTTTGGCTGTTAATGATGCCCTCGAAAATATAGATGTTTTATATTCAGTAGAGTTTTTTGCGCATGAAGAACCTTTAAGAAATGGATATAGATTACCTTCATTTTTAAAAACGTCTTTGCATCTTAGGAAACAGATACCCGCATTCATCCCCTCTTCGCATTGAGATTTTTATTAATGAAAAATCTCACTAAGTTAACATTTTCACTGGTTACTCCGTAACCCTAGGGTCTTGATTATCTCTGTGATTTTAGCCATTCCTATCCAAATTTCAGTGAGAAAATAAATCTCAATTTGCCATCACACCGTAGTCTGTTATAATAAGCGCAGAAAGGAGGTGAAAATTATGAAAGACAAAAAATTACCACCCGGCAAGGCGATTCGCAAGTATTGCGTTCAATGTTCATGTTGCATGGGAGAGGTGCGGAAATGTGAAAACAAAGATTGCCCAGCTTATCCCTTGCGTATGGGCAAAAGACCGTGCGGAATATCATTGCAAACAGTAATTCGTGTATTGTGTCTTGACTGCAAGGAGGATAAAAAAAGCGTGCGAGAATGCGAAAATGATTTTGAACGTTTGGGTACATGTCCTTTGTGGTCCTATAGGTTTGGCCGTAGGCCCAAAATAATGCCTAATTAAGGAATCTAAATAACAATGAATACGATACCGCCGAATATAGATGAGAATATCCCGGGATTATGGACGGTAGAGGATGTTGCACGCTTCCTCAAAATTACTATTCCCGGGATATACCACATGGTGTCTAGGAGCGAGATTCCTTTTACTAAATTGGGTCGTCGCGTGAGGTTTGTTAAGGACGATATCGTCAATTGGCTTAATGCCCGGCGGATGAAGGATGTTCGTGGAAATTAATGAATAGGGCGTCAGTTTAGCTTTTTCTTGACAGATGATAACAGATAGACATAATGAAAGGATAACTTATGGCAAGAATATATCTTGATAGACGGACCAACTGGTGGTGCATGGACTATCGCGAGCGGAATGGCCACCGGCGACAGGTAAAAGCCGCGCGCACCAGGTCGCTGGCGCAGGAGATATTGTCGAAAAAACTTGATGAATTGACCAGGGAAAAACTTTCCGGCAGGCCGGCAATGGCCAATATTAAATTCAGGGAGTTTGCCGAGGAGTATATTGAGAAGTACGCCAAGGTCAATAAAAAGTCCTGGGGCAGGGATAAATACAGTATTGATCATCTGAACAAGGTGTTCGGCGATAAGTCATTGTGCGAGATCTCGTCTCGGGATATAGAGATCTATAAGGGCGATAGGGCGGCCGTGGTTAAGAAGTCAACGACAAACCGCGAGCTGGCCTGCATGAAGTGTATATTTAACGTGGCTATAAAATGGGAATACGTGAACGATAATCCGGTAAGGCGCGTTTCGCTATTCAAGGAGAACAACCAGCGCGTAAGGTATCTGGAGAAGAACGAACTGGTTCGTCTTTTGGCGTTTAGCGCGCCCCATTTGAAGCCGATAATAATTATGGCACTGAATACCGGGTTGAGGCTTTCCGAAGTGCTGAGCCTTACCTGGGCGGATATAGATTTACAGCGCCGGTTGATTAAAGTTATGGTAACGAAAAATAACGAGCCGCGGTATATCCCGATAACCAATCGTTTGATGGATATGTTACAGGTGGTTCCCAAGAGGCTTGACATCCCTTATTTGTTTGTGAACGAGAAGGGCGTGCCTTATAAATCGGTAGGGACGTCATTTGACAACGCGGTAAGGAGAGCCGGCATAAAGGACTTCCATTTTCACGATTTGAGGCATACTTTTGCCTCGTACCTGACGATGTCCGGGGCCGGTTTAAGGACGGTGCAGGAATTGCTGGGGCACAAAACTATAACAATGACAGTAAGATATTCCCATCTATCACCGGAGCACAAGCAAGCGGCGGTGGATAAGATGGGAGAATTTATGGCCTGGGACCATGCGGCTAATAAGGCTGAAAATAAAGCAACATATATGCAACACGAAGGAGATGTCAAAGAGGCTATTTGATATAAGTAGATACGGAATATGAAGATGGGTAGGTAGCTCAGCGGTAGAGCTCTGGACTGAAAATCCAGGAGTCGCCGGTTCGATCCCGGCCCTGCCCACTTTAGTTCTTGTTAAGCCGAAGGCTGTTACAAGAACTTAACCCTGAGGAACGGAGTGACGAAGGGCTTAGAACCCTGAACATAGTGAAGGGCTTACTCGAAAAGAGTATAAAGGGTTGACAAAAGTGCAAGACCAATCTTGGTATTTATATATACTTAGGTGCAATGACGGGTCTTATTACGTTGGCATAACTAACAATCTGGAGGAGAGGGTAACCGAACACAACTCAGGCGAAGGCTCAAAATACACAACGACACGAAGACCGGTCAAACTTGTTTATCAGGAAAAGCACAAGAATAAATCAGAGGCAAGGAAGAGAGAGATAACGATTAAAGGTTGGACACGGGAAAAGAAGGCGAAGTTAGTCGCCGGTTTCCTTCATCCCGATGGTAATCGGGATTCAGGATAAACTTTCCCGGCCCTTAACCCTGAGGAACGGAGTGACGAAGGTCCCAACACAATTACGATACCAACAGCCGGGAGCTGAGCATTAATATTTTATGACCGTGCCCGCACAAGATCTGATAGATTCCCTGAAGTCCAAATCCAAAACCATACGGCAACATATCCTCAAGATGCTGACACTGGCCGGCTCGGGCCATCCGGGCGGTTCGCTTTCGGCGGTGGAGCTGATGGTCGGATTATATTTCCACAAGCTGCGCCATAATCCCAAAGACCCCAAATGGTCCGAACGCGACCGGTTCCTGCTGTCCAAAGGCCACGCCGCGCCGGTCTGGTATGCGGTCCTGGCCGAGTCCGGCTATTTCCCGGTCGAGACTCTCTGGAGCCTGCGCAAGTTCGGCAGCATCCTCCAGGGTCATCCGGATATGAAACGCACGCCCGGAGTGGAGATGTCCAGCGGCTCGCTCGGGCAGGGGCTGTCCATCGCCAACGGCTTTGCGCTGGCCGGACGGATAGATCGGAAAGCTTACCGCGTCTTTGTCCTGCTGGGCGACGGCGAAACACAGGAAGGCCAGATCTGGGAAGCGGCCATGGCCGCGGCCCATTACAAGATAGACAACCTTTGCGCCATATTAGATTTCAACGGTTACCAGATAGACGGTTCCATCAAGTCGGTTATGTCGCCGCTGCCGTTCGCCGAAAAATGGGCCGCCTTCGGCTGGGCGGTTAGGGAGATAGACGGCCATAACATCAAAGAAGTGCTCGAGGCCTACGACTGGGCCGAGACAATCAAAGGCCAGCCGGCCATCATCATCGCCCGGACGGTCAAGGGCAAGGGCGTCTCGTTTATGGAAAACACCCACGCCTGGCACGGCAAGACGCCGTCCCAGCAACAGTGCGACCAGGCCCTGAAGGAGCTCAATAATAATTATGGAATTCGCATGCACACGTGAATCCTGCGGCAACGCGCTGGCCACCCTGGGCGCGGCCAACCCCAACATTGCCGTTTTGACGGCTGATTTAGCCGGCTCGACCAAGGCCGACGATTTCGGCAAGCGCTTCCCGGAGCGCTTCTTCAACATGGGCGTGGCCGAAGCCAATATGATAAACACCGCGGCCGGGCTGGCCGCTTCGGGCAAGATACCGTTCGCCTGCACCTTCGCCGTGTTTGCGGCCGGGCGGGCCTGGGAGCAGATACGCAACACCGTCTGCTACGCCAACCTCAACGTCAAAATCGTTGCCACGCACAGCGGGCTGTCGGTCGGGCCGGACGGCGCCTCGCACCAGGCCATCGCCGACATCGGCTTGATGCGCATCCTGCCCAACATGACCGTGTTGGTTCCCTGCGACGCCACCGAATCGTACAAGGCCGTGGTGGCCGCCTCGGAACACAAAGGTCCGGTCTACCTGAGGCTGTGCCGGGCCAAGATGCCGGTCATCACCACCCAGTTGGACAAGTTCGTCATCGGCAAGGCCAATGTCGTCAAGGACGGCTCAGCCGTGGCCATCATCGCCTGCGGACCGATGGTCTACCCGGCCATGCTGGCCTCGGAGGCGCTGGCCAAGGAAAACATCAGCGCCGCGGTCATAAACCTGCATACCGTCAAGCCGATGGACGCCGAGACCGTCACCAAGTACGCCGCCAAGACCGGCGCCGTGGTGACGGCCGAGGAACACCTCATCGCCGGCGGAATGGGTTCGGCCGTGGCCGAGCTCCTGGCCCGGACCAAGCCCGTGCCGATGGAGATGGTCGGCGTCAAGGACCGTTTCGGCCAATCCGGCGACCCGGCCGAACTGCTCAAGGATTACCAACTGACCACCGAGGACATCGTCAATGCCGCACGCAAGGCATTGTCCCGGAAATAAATCATCCTAACCAGAAACGGAGTCAATTATGCGCCACAAGAAACTGTTGACAGT contains:
- a CDS encoding transketolase produces the protein MTVPAQDLIDSLKSKSKTIRQHILKMLTLAGSGHPGGSLSAVELMVGLYFHKLRHNPKDPKWSERDRFLLSKGHAAPVWYAVLAESGYFPVETLWSLRKFGSILQGHPDMKRTPGVEMSSGSLGQGLSIANGFALAGRIDRKAYRVFVLLGDGETQEGQIWEAAMAAAHYKIDNLCAILDFNGYQIDGSIKSVMSPLPFAEKWAAFGWAVREIDGHNIKEVLEAYDWAETIKGQPAIIIARTVKGKGVSFMENTHAWHGKTPSQQQCDQALKELNNNYGIRMHT
- a CDS encoding transketolase family protein, with amino-acid sequence MEFACTRESCGNALATLGAANPNIAVLTADLAGSTKADDFGKRFPERFFNMGVAEANMINTAAGLAASGKIPFACTFAVFAAGRAWEQIRNTVCYANLNVKIVATHSGLSVGPDGASHQAIADIGLMRILPNMTVLVPCDATESYKAVVAASEHKGPVYLRLCRAKMPVITTQLDKFVIGKANVVKDGSAVAIIACGPMVYPAMLASEALAKENISAAVINLHTVKPMDAETVTKYAAKTGAVVTAEEHLIAGGMGSAVAELLARTKPVPMEMVGVKDRFGQSGDPAELLKDYQLTTEDIVNAARKALSRK
- a CDS encoding GIY-YIG nuclease family protein, with translation MQDQSWYLYILRCNDGSYYVGITNNLEERVTEHNSGEGSKYTTTRRPVKLVYQEKHKNKSEARKREITIKGWTREKKAKLVAGFLHPDGNRDSG
- a CDS encoding site-specific integrase — encoded protein: MARIYLDRRTNWWCMDYRERNGHRRQVKAARTRSLAQEILSKKLDELTREKLSGRPAMANIKFREFAEEYIEKYAKVNKKSWGRDKYSIDHLNKVFGDKSLCEISSRDIEIYKGDRAAVVKKSTTNRELACMKCIFNVAIKWEYVNDNPVRRVSLFKENNQRVRYLEKNELVRLLAFSAPHLKPIIIMALNTGLRLSEVLSLTWADIDLQRRLIKVMVTKNNEPRYIPITNRLMDMLQVVPKRLDIPYLFVNEKGVPYKSVGTSFDNAVRRAGIKDFHFHDLRHTFASYLTMSGAGLRTVQELLGHKTITMTVRYSHLSPEHKQAAVDKMGEFMAWDHAANKAENKATYMQHEGDVKEAI